One Loxodonta africana isolate mLoxAfr1 chromosome 4, mLoxAfr1.hap2, whole genome shotgun sequence genomic region harbors:
- the LOC100675910 gene encoding olfactory receptor 6C74-like, which translates to MKFRRNLTMRNHTMVKTFILLGLTDDPNWQIIIFLLLFLTHLLSVTGNLTIVLLTLLDSQLKTPMYFFFQNFSFLEMSFTSNCIPRYLFSIMAKDKMISYDACMTQLFFAIFLGASEFFLLTAMSYDRYVAICKPLHYMTIMNNRVCTQLVVTSWLDGLLAISSGLILCLRLEFCDANIIDHFGCDYSPVLKLSCSDTRSIELLGFITAIVILLITLALVTLSYAYILRTILKIPSAQQRKKAFSTCSSHMIVVSLSYGSCIFMYIKPSAVERVALNKGIAVLNTSIAPLLNLFVYTLRNKQVKQALKDVIKRCIFST; encoded by the coding sequence ATGAAATTCAGAAGAAATTTAACCATGAGAAACCACACAATGGTGAAAACGTTTATTCTTTTAGGACTAACCGATGATCCAAACTGGCAAATTATAATTTTCCTTTTACTATTTCTaacacatttattgagtgtcaCTGGAAATCTGACCATTGTACTGCTCACGCTATTAGATTCCCAACTCAAAACACCCATGTATTTCTTCTTtcagaatttttcatttttagaaatgtCATTCACATCCAACTGTATCCCCAGGTACCTATTCAGCATAATGGCTAAGGATAAAATGATTTCCTATGATGCTTGTATGACACAATTGTTTTTTGCCATTTTCCTGGGCGCATCAGAGTTTTTCCTGTTGACCGCCATGTcctatgatcgctatgtggccatctgcaaaccccttcACTATATGACGATCATGAACAACAGAGTCTGTACCCAGCTGGTTGTTACCTCTTGGTTGGATGGGTTGTTAGCAATCTCTTCTGGGCTTATCTTGTGCTTGAGGTTGGAATTCTGTGATGCCAACATTATTGACCACTTTGGCTGTGACTATTCTCCTGTCCTGAAACTCTCCTGCTCAGACACACGGTCCATAGAATTGTTAGGTTTTATCACAGCCATTGTCATACTGCTGATTACACTGGCACTGGTGACACTCTCCTATGCGTATATTCTGAGAACAATTCTGAAGATCCCTTCTgcccagcagaggaagaaggcttTTTCCACCTGTTCCTCTCACATGATTGTTGTCTCTCTCTCTTATGGCAGCTGcatttttatgtatattaaaCCTTCTGCAGTGGAAAGGGTAGCTTTAAACAAGGGGATAGCAGTGCTCAACACTTCAATTGCACCTCTCTTAAATCTTTTTGTATATACCCTAAGAAATAAGCAAGTAAAACAAGCCCTGAAAGACGTAATTAAAAGATGTATCTTTAGTACTTAA